Below is a window of Syntrophus gentianae DNA.
AAAGAAAGAATATGAAAGGTATGCCTCCGGAGGTGCCTTATGGAATAATTATCCCATAAACGCCTCCAGGATAACCTCATACGTCTCAAGCTGACTAGGGCCACGGTGGTCCTGTACGCTTTATAACTCATTCCGAGGAATGATCAGGTCGCGTATCTCTCTTTCTGGACCACCTCCTGGAAAGGAACTGGCGACAAGGAAAAGAGGCGGATTGAAGCCTCCCTGAAGATCGCCGGGCTTCCCTTTGCCAAAACCATTGAGGGATACGACTTCCATCCTCAGCTAAACAAGAAGGCTTTCATGGAGCTCTTCGATCTCTCTTTTATCTCCAAGAACGAAAATGTAATCTTGCTGGGACCTCCAGGGGTAGGAAAACACCTCCTGTCATCTCTCTGGCTATCTAGACCTACAGCCACGGATAAGTAGCTACCTTACCACGATGTGGGATGCAACCCTATTTTATATCTCTAAAATTCTTACTATCGGATAAAGGTTGTATAAAGTGGTAAGGCTTAGGATTAAGCCTTACTTTCATCTGAGTAAAGCCCGGCTATGCTCTGATTGTGTCCCATAAATTTGCTGGACACCGCCGAGTGATTGTAGTGCAGTTTCGCCATGAACATCTATGGCCAGACTTTTTCTACAGGAACGATTGGAAATATCATCCTGATGGAAGATTGAAGGATATGATTTGCCGTAAGGCATTATCGCGCCTTGAGAAGAGCGGATATCTGCGATTGCCCAGATTATTATCACTGCGTAGAGGATTATTTTGAAACTTTCGTGAAGGTTTACGATGATCGGTTTTCAAGGCTGTACGGCTTCTGGCGGCCTTATATCGAAAAGATTATCTCTCGTTATCTCGATTGGGACGACTTGCATCATGGTTTCGCCCGGATAAAATGCAAAGATTGCGGTCATGAATATCTGCTGGCATTTTCCTGCAAACGCCGCCACTTCTGCCCTTCCTGCTATCAGAAACGCACAGTTGAATTCGGGGAATGGCTTTGCACGGACGTCCTCAAGAAGGTCACCCATCGGCATTTCATTTCAGTATTCCCAAAATCCTTCG
It encodes the following:
- a CDS encoding ATP-binding protein, producing the protein MPRNDQVAYLSFWTTSWKGTGDKEKRRIEASLKIAGLPFAKTIEGYDFHPQLNKKAFMELFDLSFISKNENVILLGPPGVGKHLLSSLWLSRPTATDK
- a CDS encoding transposase zinc-binding domain-containing protein; the encoded protein is MKVYDDRFSRLYGFWRPYIEKIISRYLDWDDLHHGFARIKCKDCGHEYLLAFSCKRRHFCPSCYQKRTVEFGEWLCTDVLKKVTHRHFISVFPKSFGSIFCTTESSSPTSAFAPENH